The nucleotide window TTGTTAGATTTATGCAAAATTGAAGTACAGAACACCTTCTGCGTGCGCGCTGAGAAAACCTCCGTGAACGCTGTGGTTAACAGCACTCCTATTTTTAGCTCACAAATATCACTGATCAGCACAGAAAAATTTAAGGTTAAAAAGAGCATGGATTATAAATCCGCGACATCGGCTCAACTATTACATTAAGCATCATGCTTCAGGCGCACGTAAAAAATGTTCTGTGAAAGTTTCCTAAATTTGCGCCAGTGATGGACAGTCAACGGTCCGATATCTTCTCAATTTCAGCTTAAAATACTCCTTTGGAAAGACAGAAAATTGTAAAGCAGCATTATTTCAGGCTTATTTTGGCATCAATTGCTGTTGCCCTCGCAAGTGCGATACTCGCTTTTGGCCTCAAGCATCTCACTGAGTACCTGCAGCATCAAATATTTGGCGTCGCAGGCAGTTACGCTGCATTATACATAATCCTGCCCTCGGTCGGAATAACGATGATTTATTTCTCAAGGAAATATGTTTTTCAGAACAGGAAAAATAAAGGCATCACCGAGATTTACAAAACACTGGACCAGCGGAAGGAACATTTACCCTTATTTAAGATTCCGTCGCACTTTATCAATGGTTTCCTAACTGTTATTTTCGGCGGATCCACCGGTATTGAGGTGTCAACCGTGGTAGCGACAGCTACCATTGGAAATTATGGCTATAAAAAGGAGTTCTCCGCCAGAATGTACAAGCGCGAACTTATTTGCGCAGGCGTAGTTGCGGGTGTTGCTGTTTTGTTTGCAAGCCCACTGGCCGGATTTCTGTTTGCCATGGAGGTTATTGCACGTAAAATACGTCTTTCACTCGTTATTTCCTGCACAGTGGCTGCACTGAGCAGTTTTCTTTTCATCCGACTTTTCGACAACCAGACAATATTTAATACGCCTGTAGCCGACTGGAACTATGCTGCAGTACCCTTTTTTATATTGTTAAGTATTTCAGGTGGTCTTCTTTCTGTATATTTCACGCTGTTGGTTACGCGTATGAAAACATTTTTCGGAGGTATCAGCAACAATTTTATTAGGGTAAACCTGGGTGCTATAGCCGTTGGTCTCCTAATTTTCTTTTTTCCGGCTTTATACGGGGACAGTTATCACGGTTTACGAATGATGTTGGAAAGCCCGCCGGAGGGCAGCAGCGCAACTTTGATGCTGATCCTTACGCTGGCCATTCTGAAACCATTGGCTGCAGCACTGACACTTGGCGCCGGCGGTGACGGGGGCGTTTTTGCGCCAAGCATCGTGGCCGGCGCTTTTCTGGGGTTAAGCTTTGCTATAATTGGTAACACCTATTTTGGAATGCAGTTTATTCCGGTAAACTTTGCCCTGATAGGGGCTGCATCTATGCTCTCTGCAGCTTTGTTTGCTCCGCTTACTTCCAGCGTTCTGATCTGCAGCTTACTACCGGGTGGATTTATGCTTTATTTCCCCGTGTTC belongs to Chryseobacterium sp. and includes:
- a CDS encoding chloride channel protein; amino-acid sequence: MERQKIVKQHYFRLILASIAVALASAILAFGLKHLTEYLQHQIFGVAGSYAALYIILPSVGITMIYFSRKYVFQNRKNKGITEIYKTLDQRKEHLPLFKIPSHFINGFLTVIFGGSTGIEVSTVVATATIGNYGYKKEFSARMYKRELICAGVVAGVAVLFASPLAGFLFAMEVIARKIRLSLVISCTVAALSSFLFIRLFDNQTIFNTPVADWNYAAVPFFILLSISGGLLSVYFTLLVTRMKTFFGGISNNFIRVNLGAIAVGLLIFFFPALYGDSYHGLRMMLESPPEGSSATLMLILTLAILKPLAAALTLGAGGDGGVFAPSIVAGAFLGLSFAIIGNTYFGMQFIPVNFALIGAASMLSAALFAPLTSSVLICSLLPGGFMLYFPVFICCFIATATAKKILPYNVYTYDRYVNATA